The genomic region ACGTGGACGGCACGACCGTCCACTACTGCTCCGCGAAGTGCGAGAAGAACGCGGACCTCGGTCGCGAGCCCCGCGACCTGGAGTGGACGAAAGAAGGCGGTGCCCCCCAGGAAACAGTCGAGGAGGAATCTGAAGAATGAGCGACGACCACGAGCGGACGTTCGTCATGGTCAAGCCGGACGGCGTCCAGCGCGGCCTCATCGGCGAGATCATCTCTCGCTTCGAGGACCGCGGTCTGAAGCTGGTCGGCGCGAAGTTCATGCAGATCGACCAGGAGCTCGCCGAGGAACACTACGGCGAGCACGCTGACAAGCCGTTCTTCGACGGCCTCGTCGACTTCATCACGTCCGGTCCCGTGATGGCGATGGTCTGGGAGGGCCAGGACGCCATCCGCCAGGTCCGCGGCATGATGGGCGAGACCGACCCGGCCGACTCCGCGCCGGGCACCATCCGCGGTGACTTCGGTCTCGACCTCGGTCGGAACGTCATCCACGGCTCCGACCACGAGGACCCGGGCTCCAACGAGCGCGAGATCGACCTCTTCTTCGACGAAGCGGAACTCGTCGAGTACGAGCAGGTCGACGCGACCTGGCTCTACGAATAACGCGTTGCGGTTCTTCCGTTTTCTCCACCCGAGTAGCAGCAGGACTCGTGTCGTCGTGACGGCGCGGAAACAAACTATAAATATTCGCCTCGTTTGTGTGTGGCTAGTGAACACGGAGACGACCCGCCGTGCCCTCCTGACCGCGGTCCTCGGGGCGGGCGTCGGCGGCATGACGCTCACGGAGGCCCGGAGCTACCTCGACCGGTTCGCGCCGGGGTCAGGGTCGGTGTGGGGGGCAGCGGGGTCCGGCGTCGACGGGACCGTCGAGAGTCCCTACGGCCCTGCCGAAGTCACCTACGACGACGACCACGTCCCCCACGTCGAGGCCGACACCGAGCGGGCGGCGTACTTCGCGGTCGGCTACTGCCACGGCGCGGACCGGCTTTTCCAACTGGACCTCTACCGCAGACTGATGGAGGGTCGGCTCTCGGCGGTGTTCGGCGACCGGGCGGTCGACTCGGACGTCTTCCACCGCCAGATGGACTTCGCGGCGGCGGCGGACGCCACCTGGGAGCGGACGAAGGAGACGGAGACGGGCGAGGTGGTCCAGGCGTACGTCGACGGGGTGAACGCGGCTCGCGAGCAGGAGTCGAAACCGCTGGAGTACCGGCTGCTGGAGTACGAACCGGACGAGTGGACCCCACAGGCGTCGCTGCTCATCTCGAAGCAGATCTCCTGGGGACTCACGGGGACCTTCCGGACGCTTCGGAAGGCACTCGCCAGGGAGAAACTCGGTGCCGAGACCACCGAGGAGCTGTACCCGCGGCTCATGGGACACGACGACCCCATCATCCGTGGCGGTGAGCCACCGGAATCCACCCAGCACACGGATGCCGCGGTTCCCGAGGCGGGCATGGTCTCCTGGCTGGCCGAGTTCGAGACGCGACCGGGCATCGGCTCGAACTCCTGGGTGGTCTCCGGCGAGCAGACCGCCTCGGGCGACCCGATACTCGCCAACGACCCGCACCTGAACCTGACCGTGCCGCCGGTGTGGTACGAACAGCACGTCGTCGGGCCGGACCCACTCGACGTCCGCGGGGTGTGCTTCCCGGGTGTCCCGTTCGTCATCATCGGCCAGAACCACGCCGGGGCGTGGGGCTTTACGAACACCGGTGCGGACGTCATCGACTTCTACAGTTACGAGACGACCCAAAACGGCGGCTACCGGTACGGCGACGAGACGCGCGAGTTCGAGTCGCGGACCGAGACCGTCGAGGTTGCGGACGGCGAGGACCGCGAGGTGACGGTGAAACGGTCGGTCCACGGCGCGGTCCTCTCGCAGTTTCCCGATGGCGACGAACTGGCCGTCGCGGACGGACTCGGGGTCGCCTGGACCGGGCTCTCGGCGACCCGGACCGTCGAGGCGGTCCGACGATTGAACTTCGCCGACGGCATGGCCGACGCGAGAGAAGCCATCCGGCTGTTCGACGAACCCACGCAGAACTTCGTCTACGCCGACCGCGACGGGAACACCTACTACTGGGTCACGGGCCAGATTCCCATCCGAACCACCGACGGCGAGGTCGTCCAGGGCACGCGCATCTTCGACGGCTCCGCGAGGGAGGGCGAGTGGGGCGACGGCTACACACCCTACGGCACCTCGTCGTGGGAGGGGTTCGTCCCCTTCGAGGAGAAGCCGGGTGTCGAGAACCCCGACTACCTCGCGACCGCAAATCAACGCCTCACGAACGAGCCCGACCACTACCTCTCGGAGGGGTACGCCCCGCCGTTCCGCGGTGGGCGCATCTACGACCTGCTGGACGAGCGTGCCGAGAGCGACCAGCCGATGGACCCCGAGTTCTTGCGCGAGGTGCAACTGGACACGTACGACCCGCGGTGGGACCTGTTCAGGCCAATCATCGAGGCTGGCAAGAGCAAGGACGGGAAAGACTACACGCGCCTCGGCTACGACCCTTACGAGGTGCTGGCGGACTGGGACGGCAAGATGACACCGGATTCGGTCGGTGCACTGGTGTTCGAGCGCTGGCTGCGCGTCTTTCGGAGACGCTTCGGCGAGGAGCACCTGGCCGACGCCGGGCTCCCCGAAGACTTCCCGGAGCCGAACGACTGGGTACTCGGCACGCTCTCACTGAACGATTCGGACGGCCGGTGGTTCGACGGAGACGACGGATTACAGGTCGCCGCCGCGTTCGCGATGCGACGGGCGACCGAGGAGATAATCGACGAGGGCTGGGACGACTACGGCGACTGGAACCGCGTCCAGTTCACCCATCCCTTCGACCAGGACTTCCTCAACTACCAGAATCTGCGGACTGCAGGCTCGCCCGGCACGGTCCGGAACTTCCACAGCGAGGAGTCTACGGGTGCGAGCTGGCGGATGGTCTCCACCTTCGACGGCGAGTCCAGGGCAGTCCTCCCCGGGGGGAACTCGGGCGACTACTTCTCGGACAGCTACGCCGACCAGTTGCGACTGTGGGCCGACGGCGAGTACAAACCGATGCCCCGAACGACACCCGAGGGCACCGACCTGCGGTTCGAGGAGAGGTCACGATGAGCGGCCGATACTCGCTCGCTGCCCTGCGTGAGGACGACCGTCGGCGGCGACTCGCCACGGTGGCGGCCGTCGTCGTCGGGGTGAGTCTCACCTGGTTCCACTGGCTCGGGCTGCTCGTCGCCGGGGCGCTCGTGGCGCTTCCACAGCGCACGACCCGTCGGGGCGTCGGGGTCAGCGTCGCCTTCGGGGGCCTGGTCGTCCTCGGGTTCCTCGCGGAGCTGGGGCTCGACCAGGCGCTCGACAGCTTTGCAGGGCTCGGCCCACTCGCCCTGCTACCGGTCGCACTCGGCATCGCCCTGCCCGTGTTCGGCGCGCTCGCGAGAGCTATCATCTGAGCGGCAAATAGAGCCAAGTAGCCGTACTGAAATATCCTCACAACGACAGCTATCGAGGCTGTCCGTCCAGCTTCGATGTTCCTCGCAAATCCATTCACGGCGATGTTGCTCGCCATCGCCACCGTGATGGTCACGCTCGCGGCGTACGCCCTCCGAGAGCGTGCGGTACCCGGGGCGCTCCCGTTCGCCGGGATGACGCTTGGAATCGCCAGCTGGACGGGCATCCACGGACTCCGCATCGCGGCGACCGACCTGGAGACCTACGTCCTGCTGGCGAACGTCGAGTGGGTCGGAATCCTGCTCGTCACGCCAGCGTGGTTGCTGTTCACCCTCGGGTACACGGGGCGACACGACCGTCTCTCCAGTCGGCTGGTCGGCCTGCTCGCGGTCCAGCCCCTCGTCACGCTCTTCCTCATCTTCACCAACGACCTCCACGGGTGGTTCCGGACCGTCGAATCGTTCCAGCCGGCGGGTCCTGGCCTGGCGACGTGGGAACTCGCCCACGGGCCCGCCTACTGGGCGACGGTCGGCTACGTCTACCTGGTGGTGCTCCTCGGTTCGGCCATCCTCCTTCGGCTCGCGGTCGGCGTCCCACAGCTCTACCGGGGCCGCACCAGTGCCGTGCTCGTCGGGGTGGCCGTGCCCTGGCTCGGAACGGTCTCGACGTTGTTCGACGTCCGTCTGGTCGACGGACTGAACACCGGGCCCATCGCGTTCGCCGTCTCGATGGTCGCGTTCAGCACGGCCCTGTTCGGTCACAGATTGTTCGCCGTCCTGCCCGTCTCGCCGACGGTCGCGGCCGACGCGGTCGTCGAGCGCATGGCCGCCGGCGTCATCGTCCTCGATTCCGAGGGACGCATCACCGAGACCAACCAGGCCGCAGACGAGGTGCTCGATGTCGCCGACCCGGTCGGCAGCCGACTGACGGCCATCGACGAGGACCTGGCGACGGTCGCCGAGGCCGACGAGACGCGCAAGCTCCTCCTGGAGGACGACGGCGGACGCGAGCGCTACTTCACCGTCGAATCCGAGCCGATGTACCGCGCCGGCGACCTGCTCGTCGGCCGGCTGCTCACCCTCCACGACGTGACCGAGCGGGTGCTGCGCGAACAGCGGCTCAACGTGCTCAATCGAGTGCTCCGGCACAACGTCCGCCACGAGACGAACCTCATCATCGGCCACGGTGACCTCCTCGAACCGACCGTCTCCGACGCGGGCATCCCCCATCTCACCGCGTTGCTCGACGCGGCAGACCAGCTCGTCGACTGGTCCGACCGGGCCCGGTACGTCGAGCGCGCCCTCGACGACGTTGAGGTCGAACGCTGCGATATCGACGTCAGCACGACCATCGGCCGTGCGGTCGAACGCCTCGAGGAGCGCTATCCCGACGCGTCCGTCTCCACCCCGACGAGCACGTCCGAGGCGGTCCTCGCGCACACGACACTCGAGTGGGCACTGTTCGAACTCGTCGAGAACGCGGTCGAACACAACGACGACCCGCATCCGTCGGTCGCGGTGGGTGTCGAATCAGCCGGCCAGTCGGTGACGATCACGGTCACGGACACCGGCCCAGGTATCCCCCCGACGAACTCCGGGTCCTCGAGAGCGGGGAGGAGACGCCGCTGGAACACGGTTCCGGGCTCGGGCTCTGGCTGGTCAACTGGACGATTCGCTCCGCCGGCGGCGACATCGAGTTCGCGGAGAACGACCCGCAGGGGACCGTGGTTCGAATCACCCTCCCGCGGGCGACCTGAGGCCGCCCCGCCCGCTCCCGTGACAAGACCTTTGTCCGCGGCGCATGGGATTCCGATATGGACGACTACCAGGAGGCGAACCGACGCAACTGGGACGAACGCGCCGCGGTCCACCCCGAGACCGAGTACTACGACGTCGATGGCTTCCTCGCGGGCGAGTCCTCGCTCTGGCCGCTCGAGCGCGAGGAACTCGGCGAGGACGTCGGCGACGGCACCTCGTTGCTCCATCTCCAGTGTCACTTCGGCATGGACACGCTCTCGTGGGCCCGCGAGGGGGCGGAGGTTGTCGGCGTGGATTTCTCGACGCAAGCGGTCGAGACGGCCCGTGAACTCGCAGATGAGGCGGGCCTGGCCGACCGCGCCGAGTTCGTGCAGGCCAACGTGCTGGCCCTCGACCTCGAGCGCGAGTTCGACGTCGTGTTCACGTCCTACGGCGTGCTCTGCTGGCTTGACGACCTCGACGCGTGGGCAGACACCGTCGAGCGTCACCTCGCCCCTGGGGGCACCTTCTACATCGCCGACGGCCACCCGGTCGCCGGCATGCTGGAGAACGTTTCCGGCGACACGGCCGAACTCGCGTTCCCGTACTTCCCGGGCGAGGCGGTCCGGTTCGACGTGCAGGGGAGTTACGCGAGCGACGCCGAGTTCGAGCACACCGAGCAGTTCGAGTGGGCACACCCCCTCGGCGAGGTGGTCACCGCGCTGGCGAGCCGCGGCCTCCGGATCGAGTTCCTCCACGAGCACCCGTGGACGACCTGGCGGCGGTACGAGGACATGGAGCAGGACGAAGCGGGTCGGTGGTGGCTCCCGGAGGACGCGGCGGTGGAGCTACCGCTCCAGTTCTCGCTGAAGGCGACGAAGGAATAGGGAGACTCCCGCTCAGTCGTCGGCCTGGGCGGTCGGCTCCGCCGCGGGCACGTCGATTTCGCCGGCGTCGAGTTCGGCTTCGATCTCTCGCGTGGCCTTCACGAGGTTGACCATCTTCTCGTAGGCGACCTCGCGGGGCAGGAGCTTCAGGCCGCAGTCGGGCGAGACGATAAGGCGCTCCGGCGGAACCACTTCGAGGCCCTTGCGGATGTTGCGCTTGATCTCCTCGACGGACTCGACCTCGGCGACGTGGGCGTCGACCACGCCCAGGGCGAGGTCCTTCGTGAACTCGTCGTCGGTGAAGACGTCGAGCTGGTCGTAGTCGCCGTTGCAGAGTTCGAGGTCGAACTCCTCGACGGGGTAGTCCAGAATCTCGGGGTAGATGCGCGAGTAGTCACCGTAGCAGACGTGCAGGCCGATGCGCACGTCCTCGGGGATGTTGTCGGCGATGCGTTCGAGACACTCGCCGACGATGGCGTGGTCGTCCGGCGTAGTCGCGAGCGCGGGCTCGTCTATCTGGATGTAGCGCGCGCCAGCGTCGACCAGCTTCTCGATCTCCTCGTTCACGAGATCGGCGAGGTCGTACGCGAGCGCCTCGTCGTCGTCGTAGGCCTCGTTGAACGACCAGTTGGCGAGCGTGTACGGGCCGGTGATGGGTACCTTGACCGGCGCGTCGGACACCTCGGCGGTGAACTCGTACTCGTCGACCAGCCAGGACTCGTCGTACTCGACCTCGGAGACGACAGAGGGCTTGTCGAAGTAGTTGTGGCCCCACACCTTGACGGGGCCGTTGAACTCGTAGCCCTCGATGCGGTGGGCGAAGAACTCGACCATCTCGGTGCGGCGCATCTCGCCGTCGACGACGACGTCGAGGCCGGCGCGCTCGTGCTCGTCGGTGATGAGGCGGGAGGCGTCGTCCTTGGCCTCCTGCCAGTCGTCCTCGTCGAACTTCGAGTCGGGGTCCTCGTACTGCTCTTTCGCGCGGTTGAGCCACTTGGGCTTGGCGTAGGAGCCGACGACGGTCGTCAGGATGAAGTGGTCGTTCGGGTGGTCCTCGGGCTTGAACTGGTCTCTGTTGGGGTTCTGGCTCATGCTGTCACCTCCACGTCGGCGAGGGCAACGGCCTCGGCGACGGCGTCGAGTTTGTCTTCGTACTTCGCGTAGGGCAGGTAGAACAGTTCGGTGTTCGGCGTCACGTAGGTGGTGTCGAACTCGGCGACGGGCAGGTTGTCGTACACCCAGTCGACGCGCTCGGTGACGGCCTCCGGCTCTTCGACGAGCGTGTTCTGGCCGTCGAGCAGGCCGAGCGAGATGTCCGACTTCGTGCCGTACTCCTGCAGGTTGTAGATGTTCTGCTCGTGGTCGCTGACGAAGTCGTAGCCGATGGCGTCGACCTCGGCGTCCAGCAGGTGCGCATGGACCTTCTCCTCCAGCGCGCCCCAGTAGGGCTGGACGACGACCTCCGCATCCACGGCGTTCGCGACGGTCGTCACGGCGTCGGGGACCTCCGCGTCGAGGCCCTCACCGGGTGCGTTCTCGACGAGCGAGGGTTCGAGCAGGAACAACGTCTCGACGTCTGGGAAGGCGTCGGCCTCGCCGGCGAGGAAGTCCGCGACGGCGTGGAGGAACTCCGTCTCGTCGTTGTAGTACTCGTCGGTCGCGAGGTCTGCGAGCGAGTACGGGCCGGGGAGGACGGCCTGGAGGTCGCCGTCGACGAGTTTGGACGTTGCTTCGAGTTCGGCGGCCACGTCGCCGTCGAACGTGAGTTCGTCCTGGACGACCGGCTCGCGGTAGAAGTTGTTGTTGTCGTAGTAGCGGACGATGCCGCGCGTCTCGACGCTGTCGTGTACCGTCAGCGGGTGCGCGAGCATGTCGTCCCAGCGGAGCTGCCCCTCGCCGACGAGGTCGAGGCCGGCGTCGACCTGCGCCGAGACGACCTCCTCGCGAGCGGTGTCGTACACGCCCTGGATCTCCGCGCCTTCGTCGCCGGAGATGAGGTCGTGCTTCTGATGGCCCTTGAGGTCGGAAAGGTCCGCTTTCGCCCAGTCTGGGAGCGGGAACAGTCCCAGTGTCGTAGAGACGAGTTCTGTCATTCGTACCTGCTGCTTGGAAATGCGGTGCTTTAATATTTTCGAACTCCGCAAATGCGCAGCGGTTATAGAACGAGCTTCAACACGGTGAGCGTCTCGAACGGGAACGACTCGTCGCGTAGGGCGACGGCGCTGAACCCATTGTCCGCGGCCCGGTCGACGACCTCGTCGACGCCGGTCAAACTCGAGACGAGCAGGTACACCGCGCCGCCGGGAGCAAGCACCCGCCCGACGGAATCGAGGAACGGGTCGATGATCGCGCGCCCGTCCTTACCGCCGGTCAGTGCGACCTCCATCCAGTCGTCGCGGGCGGCTGCCGCGTCCTCGGGCAGGTACGGCGGGTTGAACACCACCGCGTCGAAGGCACCGTCACGGAAGGGGGAGACGAGGTCGGCCTGCACGACCGCGACCCCGTGTTCCGACCGCTCGCGCGCTTGCTCGCACGCGTGTGGGTTCAGGTCCGAGGCCACCACGTCGGCCCCGGTCTCGGCCGCGATGCGCTCGGCGACGTAGCCGGACCCCGTGCCGACCTCCAGCACACGCTCACCCTCGATATCGGCACAGGCTGACTCCGCCAGCAGGTGCGAGTCCTCCGCGGGCTGGTACACCTCGGTCTCGACACCCCGGCGCTCCGCGAGGTCCTTCGGCATCTACGAGCCACCTCCGTCCGAGCCGTCCCCGCCATCGGCCGCGGCTTCTGCGGGGTCCCCGACCTCGGCCGTCTCGCCGGTGACCTGGAAGCCACCGGCCTCTGCCCGCCCGGAGAGTTCGCGCTGCGGGAAGGGAATCTTGATCTCTTCGGCCTCGAACGCCCGCTTCAGCCCGGTGACGACCGCGGTCCGTGCACGCCACTTCCGGCGGGCACTCGGTTTGTCGATCCAGAAGCGGGCACCGAGAATCACCGCGGAGTCCGCGAACCGCTTCACGATGACCTGTGGCGTCGGGACCGTCAGGATCTCGTCCTCGTCGCGAAGCGACTCCTTCGCCACCTCGACGGCGTGCTCGACGTCGCTATCGTAATCGACACCGACCTCGACTTCGAGCCGGAGCCGGCCCTTCCGGGACCGGTTCACCACGCGCTCGCCGCTGACGATGTCGTTGGGTATCATCACGTATTCGCCGTCGAACGTCTGGACGCGCGTGTTGAAGATGGAGATGTCGGTGACGATTCCTTCGCTGTCCCCGATCTGGACCCAGTCACCGATCTCGAACGGGCGGGCCAGCATCAACACGAAGCCAGCGAGCACCGCACCGAGGGTCTGGCGAGCCGCCATCCCGACGACGATACCGGCGAACCCGGCCCCGACGAGTAGCCCGGTCAACTCGACGTTCCAGACGCCGAGGATGACGATGAGCCCGACCGTCCAGAGGACGACCTGGGCAACCCGGTAGGTCATCCGCCGCTGGTGGTCCGACAGGGCCCTGGTCGAGCCGAGGAAGTCCTGGAGCACCCGTTTCAGCACCCGTGAGAGGATGTGGATGGTCAGGGCGACGACGACCGTGATGGCGATGCGCGGGCCGTCGCTCTGGTTGATGGGAAGCCCACGCATCGCGATGATCACTTCGTCCGCCGACCCCCACAGCCCGACGACGACGGTCGCGGCCCCGCCGAACGTCACCGTGATGACGAGCACCGTCAGCACGTCCGCGACCGCGTCGCCGAAATCGTCCCGGAGGCGGTCCTGCACCCGGTTCGTGACGTACCCGATGCCCGCCATCAGGCCGACCGCGGCGATGGTCACCAGCAGCTTCAGGAGCGTACTGTCGACCATGCCGGACAGCGAGTTCACCTGCTTCGCCGCCGCGTCCCAGAAGCCCGGCTCAGCCATCGGTCACATCACGGCCGACGTCGGCCGCCAGTGTTGCGAGCGCCGCGAACGTCGCCGGGTCGAGGTTCCCGGCGCGCTTGCTCATGAGCTCCTCGTCGGCGGCGTCGACCACCGCGTCCGCGTCGTCCAGCCCCGAGATGTGGGCCGTGTTGCGGATGGCGTTGCGCATGGTCTTCCGACGCTGCGTGAACACCGCCTTCACGAAGTCGAGGAAGAACTGCTCGTCCTCGACCTCGTAGTCGGGGTCCCGGGGGAGACAGCGGACGACCGCGCTCTCGACCGCTGGCGGCGGCGAGAACGCCTCTTTCGGGATGGTCTCGACGATCTCGACGTCGGCGTAGTGCTGGGTCGAGACCGAGAGCCGCCCGTAGTCGTCGCTGCCGGCCTCGGCGACCATCCGCTCGGCGAACTCCTTCTGGAACATCAACACGAGCGGTTTGCCGAGCGGGAGCAGGCGGAAGGTTATCTGGCTGGACACCCCGTAGGGCAGGTTCGAGACGCAGGCCGTGAAATCGGGCAGTTCGACCTGCAGGGCGTCGCCGTCGACCACGTCGAGGCGTCCCTCGGCGATCTCGTCGGCGAACTCGCCCTCGAGGAACTCCACGAGGTGGTGGTCGCGCTCGATGGCGGTGACGTGCTCGCCGCGCTCGAGCAGGCGGTCGGTCAGCGCGCCGTTCCCGGCACCGATCTCCAGCAGGTGGCTCGCGTCCACGTCGTCGGGCAGGTACGAGGGGAGCCGGTCGAGGACGCGGTCGTCTACGAGGAAGTGCTGGTCGCGGTTCGGGTCGCCTCGCACGCCGGCGCGCGACAGCAGTCCGTCGGGGTCTCTCATCGATTAGCGCCGGCTACGAGTCCGAACAGGGTAAAACTGCCTACTCGTCTCTCCGCCCGACGAACGTCTTGTACTTCAGGTCGTCGTCCCGGAGTTCCTCGATGATACGCTCGACCAGTACCTCCTTCGGGTTGTGGAGACCGGCCACGCGGTCCTCGAGGTCCTCGAAGCTCTGGAACGGCTCTCGTTTGCGCTGGTCCAGGATGGAGTTGCGCAGTTTCTTCCCGATACCCGGCAGCAGGTTCAGCTGATGGAGACGGAGCGTGATGGGTTGGGCGTCGTTGTAGAAGTTCACGAAGCGCTCTTCGTTCTCGTCGACGACCTCGGCGACGACGTACTCCAGCTCGGACTTCGCGCCGCTCGAGATGTCGTCGTACTCGACGTTTCGTATCCGCTTGATGTTCTCGGCCGGCGGGTCCACGTCGACGTAGTCGTCGATGCTGACGTCCGGCGTGGACTCGAAGGTCATCTCGAACAGGCGGAAATCACGCGTTCCGAGGGCGTACGCGAGGGGGTCGTTGCCGTACCCTCCTCGCCCACCACTCGACCGGCCGTTCGGATAGATGTCCAGAACGACGGCTTGGACCGGCGGCTCCTCGTCGCGTTCGGAATCGGTCATTCTAGCTCTATGATAGGGGGACCGCGTATTTAAAAGATGGGCGTCGGGCAGCACGGTGAGAATCGTCGCCGGGCGGAGCGGACGCTCGCCGGTCGGTGACGGGCCACGATTTCACAGGAGAGATGAACTGGGTCCGACGCGACTCGCTCAGACGTACTGCGCGACGACGTTCAGAATCTCGTCGAGCTCGTCGCCGGAGAGCGAGTACCGCTCCTGCGCGTACAGGGACCGGAGCTCGGTGCGGTCCTGGGGGAGCAGGTTGGTGATCTTGTAGGCGGTCGCCTCGTCGACCTTCTCGAGTTCCTGGAGGTCCTCGACGAGCGCCTGGGAGTCCTCGACGCTCAGCACGGTGAAGCGGTTGACGTGCTCGATGGCACGCGCCAGCTCGTAGCGCATCTCGCGGTCCTCGTCGAGCGCCCGGTCGGCTTCGATATCGGCGAGGAGTTCCTTCGTCTCGGAGACGGTGAGATACTCCTCGTCGAGCTTCTCCTTGAATATCGTCATGGGGGTTACTTCTGGGCCTTCAGGTGCGCCGGGGCGGAGATGAGCTTCTTTTTCTTGCCGCCGTCCGTGATCTCGACGAGGAACGCCGAGCCCTGTTTCCCGACGACCTCACCGGTCTGGCCGGAGAAGCGCGGGTGGAAACGACCCTTCGCGACCGAGGGGTCGATCTTGAGGTGGACCTTCTGGCCCTCCTCGAAATCCTGAATCGCACGCTGCGGCGGCGAGGTACCGCGCTCTCGGGGGTGGTTCTTCAGTTTGTTCCGTGTCTTCTTGAGGGGTCCGTGCGAGTTCGGCATAGTCGTACGCCCCTCTTGTCCCGTCGCCATTATAAA from Haloarchaeobius sp. HME9146 harbors:
- a CDS encoding 50S ribosomal protein L24e, whose protein sequence is MVRTRDCEYCGDDIVPGTGTMFVHVDGTTVHYCSAKCEKNADLGREPRDLEWTKEGGAPQETVEEESEE
- the ndk gene encoding nucleoside-diphosphate kinase, whose amino-acid sequence is MSDDHERTFVMVKPDGVQRGLIGEIISRFEDRGLKLVGAKFMQIDQELAEEHYGEHADKPFFDGLVDFITSGPVMAMVWEGQDAIRQVRGMMGETDPADSAPGTIRGDFGLDLGRNVIHGSDHEDPGSNEREIDLFFDEAELVEYEQVDATWLYE
- a CDS encoding penicillin acylase family protein translates to MNTETTRRALLTAVLGAGVGGMTLTEARSYLDRFAPGSGSVWGAAGSGVDGTVESPYGPAEVTYDDDHVPHVEADTERAAYFAVGYCHGADRLFQLDLYRRLMEGRLSAVFGDRAVDSDVFHRQMDFAAAADATWERTKETETGEVVQAYVDGVNAAREQESKPLEYRLLEYEPDEWTPQASLLISKQISWGLTGTFRTLRKALAREKLGAETTEELYPRLMGHDDPIIRGGEPPESTQHTDAAVPEAGMVSWLAEFETRPGIGSNSWVVSGEQTASGDPILANDPHLNLTVPPVWYEQHVVGPDPLDVRGVCFPGVPFVIIGQNHAGAWGFTNTGADVIDFYSYETTQNGGYRYGDETREFESRTETVEVADGEDREVTVKRSVHGAVLSQFPDGDELAVADGLGVAWTGLSATRTVEAVRRLNFADGMADAREAIRLFDEPTQNFVYADRDGNTYYWVTGQIPIRTTDGEVVQGTRIFDGSAREGEWGDGYTPYGTSSWEGFVPFEEKPGVENPDYLATANQRLTNEPDHYLSEGYAPPFRGGRIYDLLDERAESDQPMDPEFLREVQLDTYDPRWDLFRPIIEAGKSKDGKDYTRLGYDPYEVLADWDGKMTPDSVGALVFERWLRVFRRRFGEEHLADAGLPEDFPEPNDWVLGTLSLNDSDGRWFDGDDGLQVAAAFAMRRATEEIIDEGWDDYGDWNRVQFTHPFDQDFLNYQNLRTAGSPGTVRNFHSEESTGASWRMVSTFDGESRAVLPGGNSGDYFSDSYADQLRLWADGEYKPMPRTTPEGTDLRFEERSR
- a CDS encoding bifunctional 2-polyprenyl-6-hydroxyphenol methylase/3-demethylubiquinol 3-O-methyltransferase UbiG; this translates as MDDYQEANRRNWDERAAVHPETEYYDVDGFLAGESSLWPLEREELGEDVGDGTSLLHLQCHFGMDTLSWAREGAEVVGVDFSTQAVETARELADEAGLADRAEFVQANVLALDLEREFDVVFTSYGVLCWLDDLDAWADTVERHLAPGGTFYIADGHPVAGMLENVSGDTAELAFPYFPGEAVRFDVQGSYASDAEFEHTEQFEWAHPLGEVVTALASRGLRIEFLHEHPWTTWRRYEDMEQDEAGRWWLPEDAAVELPLQFSLKATKE
- a CDS encoding methionine synthase, whose product is MSQNPNRDQFKPEDHPNDHFILTTVVGSYAKPKWLNRAKEQYEDPDSKFDEDDWQEAKDDASRLITDEHERAGLDVVVDGEMRRTEMVEFFAHRIEGYEFNGPVKVWGHNYFDKPSVVSEVEYDESWLVDEYEFTAEVSDAPVKVPITGPYTLANWSFNEAYDDDEALAYDLADLVNEEIEKLVDAGARYIQIDEPALATTPDDHAIVGECLERIADNIPEDVRIGLHVCYGDYSRIYPEILDYPVEEFDLELCNGDYDQLDVFTDDEFTKDLALGVVDAHVAEVESVEEIKRNIRKGLEVVPPERLIVSPDCGLKLLPREVAYEKMVNLVKATREIEAELDAGEIDVPAAEPTAQADD
- a CDS encoding 5-methyltetrahydropteroyltriglutamate--homocysteine methyltransferase, with amino-acid sequence MTELVSTTLGLFPLPDWAKADLSDLKGHQKHDLISGDEGAEIQGVYDTAREEVVSAQVDAGLDLVGEGQLRWDDMLAHPLTVHDSVETRGIVRYYDNNNFYREPVVQDELTFDGDVAAELEATSKLVDGDLQAVLPGPYSLADLATDEYYNDETEFLHAVADFLAGEADAFPDVETLFLLEPSLVENAPGEGLDAEVPDAVTTVANAVDAEVVVQPYWGALEEKVHAHLLDAEVDAIGYDFVSDHEQNIYNLQEYGTKSDISLGLLDGQNTLVEEPEAVTERVDWVYDNLPVAEFDTTYVTPNTELFYLPYAKYEDKLDAVAEAVALADVEVTA
- a CDS encoding HemK2/MTQ2 family protein methyltransferase, with the translated sequence MPKDLAERRGVETEVYQPAEDSHLLAESACADIEGERVLEVGTGSGYVAERIAAETGADVVASDLNPHACEQARERSEHGVAVVQADLVSPFRDGAFDAVVFNPPYLPEDAAAARDDWMEVALTGGKDGRAIIDPFLDSVGRVLAPGGAVYLLVSSLTGVDEVVDRAADNGFSAVALRDESFPFETLTVLKLVL
- a CDS encoding mechanosensitive ion channel family protein, with the translated sequence MAEPGFWDAAAKQVNSLSGMVDSTLLKLLVTIAAVGLMAGIGYVTNRVQDRLRDDFGDAVADVLTVLVITVTFGGAATVVVGLWGSADEVIIAMRGLPINQSDGPRIAITVVVALTIHILSRVLKRVLQDFLGSTRALSDHQRRMTYRVAQVVLWTVGLIVILGVWNVELTGLLVGAGFAGIVVGMAARQTLGAVLAGFVLMLARPFEIGDWVQIGDSEGIVTDISIFNTRVQTFDGEYVMIPNDIVSGERVVNRSRKGRLRLEVEVGVDYDSDVEHAVEVAKESLRDEDEILTVPTPQVIVKRFADSAVILGARFWIDKPSARRKWRARTAVVTGLKRAFEAEEIKIPFPQRELSGRAEAGGFQVTGETAEVGDPAEAAADGGDGSDGGGS
- a CDS encoding 16S ribosomal RNA methyltransferase A; its protein translation is MRDPDGLLSRAGVRGDPNRDQHFLVDDRVLDRLPSYLPDDVDASHLLEIGAGNGALTDRLLERGEHVTAIERDHHLVEFLEGEFADEIAEGRLDVVDGDALQVELPDFTACVSNLPYGVSSQITFRLLPLGKPLVLMFQKEFAERMVAEAGSDDYGRLSVSTQHYADVEIVETIPKEAFSPPPAVESAVVRCLPRDPDYEVEDEQFFLDFVKAVFTQRRKTMRNAIRNTAHISGLDDADAVVDAADEELMSKRAGNLDPATFAALATLAADVGRDVTDG